Proteins found in one Plasmodium gaboni strain SY75 chromosome 13, whole genome shotgun sequence genomic segment:
- a CDS encoding putative SAM-dependent RNA methyltransferase translates to MSTKYIIEHLDELEEWCILEYIHICQTVKDENVIFTKICENFSELTNGKYKPSCYEKSIDEIKNDLLSGNICLLDMKAQNKLTCNDKNKIDFLLFGGILGNVPSDDRTSILRKFNFPISRNLGPIQMTTNTAVLVCHIILNDNIELEHIPYVDNPEIFLKNNKESISLPFRFVSKYYYTQCEQDKNVPVLPENFKEYLIKLGDQQFDDISSFLENEDD, encoded by the coding sequence ATGTCAACCAAATACATCATAGAACATTTAGATGAACTGGAGGAATGGTGCATACttgaatatatacatatatgcCAAACGGtaaaagatgaaaatgtaatatttacaaaaatCTGTGAAAACTTCAGTGAATTGACAAATGGTAAATATAAACCATCCTGTTATGAAAAGTCAATAGATGAAATAAAGAATGATCTATTGTCAGgaaatatttgtttattagACATGAAAGcacaaaataaattaacATGTAAcgataaaaataaaatcgattttttattattcgGAGGAATATTAGGAAATGTTCCATCTGATGATCGTACATCCATATTaagaaaatttaatttCCCTATATCAAGAAATTTAGGTCCTATACAAATGACTACTAATACAGCTGTTCTTGTTTgtcatattattttgaatgATAATATCGAATTAGAACATATTCCATATGTTGATAATCCAGAGatttttcttaaaaataataaggaATCTATATCTCTTCCTTTTCGTTTTGTTTCAAAATATTACTACACCCAATGTGAGCAAGATAAAAATGTTCCTGTTCTTCCAGAAAATTTTAAAGAGTACTTAATAAAATTGGGTGATCAACAGTTTGATGAcatatcatcatttttagaaaatgaagatgatTAA
- a CDS encoding putative apurinic/apyrimidinic endonuclease Apn1 translates to MFFFFSHSSFSSLSSFYFSFFCFLLYMLVLLQILPRNYYEGGTLSIRVIRRKTFNHSYNNIKNIHYIHCGYPNIFNNYRNCYMNNNYNNNLSFSIKNKNNYMHIFFKILEGGDKKKKKEQAIFKDLFYMNIFKKIAEKNTEMSKITETCQYGDIRKYLNMKKESLEGDEKNRNEELYNKQIENNNIKDENISFKEGTHIKKIEEVEKEESNTICLKKEINSNVVEINNNRYNDTKCVSNPKEVTNKSIEKKKENKSKQTKKEIEKKKNNKIKSEQSTNDIKNIPPIPKNIEDRWNDYNKIKEYAKISNVYLGAHISASGGVQNAPINSFNISGLAFALFLKNQRKWESAALTYDNIKQFEENCKKYNFDKNFILPHGSYLINLANPDKEKRDKSYMSFLDDIKRCEQLNIKLYNFHPGSTVGQCTVEQGIKNVADCINKAHKETNNVIIVLENSAGQKNSVGSKFEHLRDIINLVHDKERIGVCLDTCHTFAAGYNIKTYDSFDQVMKQFDDIVNVKYLKAVHLNDSKSDLGSGLDRHENIGKGKLTMDTFKYIMKSKYFKNIPIILETPDITNDESIYKYEIQNLYKLYFEK, encoded by the coding sequence atgttcttttttttttctcacTCCTCATTTTCATCTTTGTCATCTTTCtacttttcttttttttgctTTCTTTTGTATATGCTGGTACTTCTGCAAATATTGCCAAGGAATTATTATGAAGGTGGTACCTTATCAATTCGAGTTATAAGAAGAAAAACATTTAATCattcttataataatataaaaaatattcattatatacATTGTGGATATcctaatatttttaataattatcGTAATTGTTATATGAACAACaattataacaataattTAAGTTTTTCcataaaaaacaaaaataattatatgcatatattttttaaaatactTGAGGGTGgtgataaaaaaaaaaaaaaagaacaagCCATTTTCAAagatttattttatatgaacatattcaaaaaaatagCAGAGAAAAATACAGAGATGAGTAAAATAACTGAAACGTGCCAATACGGAgatataagaaaatatttgaatatgaaaaaagaGTCATTGGAAGGGGACGAAAAAAACCGAAAtgaagaattatataataaacaaattgaaaataacaatattaaGGATGAgaatatttcttttaaagaaggtacacatataaaaaaaatagaagaAGTAGAAAAAGAGGAAAGTAATACCatttgtttaaaaaaagagatAAACAGTAATGTTGttgaaataaataacaataGATATAATGATACAAAATGTGTAAGTAATCCAAAAGAGGTAACAAATAAAAgtattgaaaaaaaaaaagaaaataaaagtaaacaaacaaaaaaagaaatagaaaagaaaaaaaataataaaataaaatctGAACAATCAacaaatgatataaaaaatatccCACCTATaccaaaaaatatagaagaTAGATGgaatgattataataaaataaaagaatatgCAAAAATAAGTAATGTATATTTAGGTGCTCATATATCTGCATCAGGAGGAGTACAAAATGCTCCtattaattcttttaatatatctgGTTTAGCTTTTgcattatttttaaaaaatcaaCGTAAATGGGAGAGTGCAGCATTAacatatgataatataaaacagTTTGAAGAaaattgtaaaaaatataattttgataaaaattttattttaccTCATGGatcatatttaataaatttagCAAATCcagataaagaaaaaagagATAAATCATACATGTCTTTTTtagatgatataaaaagatgtgaacaattaaatattaaattatataatttccATCCAGGATCTACCGTTGGACAATGTACAGTTGAACAAggtataaaaaatgtagCTGATTGTATTAATAAAGCTCATAAAGAAACTaataatgttattataGTTTTAGAAAATTCTGCAGGTCAAAAAAATTCCGTAGGTTCTAAATTTGAACATCTAAGAGATATTATTAATCTAGTACATGACAAAGAAAGAATAGGTGTATGTCTTGATACATGTCATACTTTTGCTGCAggatataatattaaaacatatGATAGTTTTGATCAAGTAATGAAACAATTTGATGATATTGTTAAtgttaaatatttaaaagcGGTTCATTTAAATGATTCTAAATCAGATTTAGGAAGTGGATTAGATAGACATGAAAATATTGGAAAAGGAAAATTAACTATGGAtacttttaaatatattatgaaatccaaatattttaaaaatattcctATCATACTAGAAACACCAGATATAACAAATGATGaatcaatatataaatatgaaattcaaaatttatataaattatattttgaaaagTGA